One genomic region from Euleptes europaea isolate rEulEur1 chromosome 6, rEulEur1.hap1, whole genome shotgun sequence encodes:
- the LOC130479753 gene encoding DNA-directed RNA polymerase II subunit RPB9-like translates to MKKVAHIKEKVRDRGCRSEGANEPGFMGIHFCNNMLHPKEDKENRILLYACRNCDYQQEADNSCIYINKITHEVDELTQIIADVSQDPTLPQKEDHPCQKCSHKETVFFQCHSARAEDVMRLYYVCTASPCGHHWTE, encoded by the coding sequence GGCTGTCGGTCGGAAGGGGCCAACGAGCCTGGCTTCATGGGGATCCATTTCTGCAACAACATGTTGCATCCTAAGGAAGACAAGGAGAACAGAATCCTTCTGTATGCATGCCGGAACTGTGACTACCAGCAGGAAGCTGACAACAGCTGCATCTACATCAACAAGATCACACACGAAGTAGACGAACTGACCCAGATCATTGCCGACGTTTCTCAGGacccaactctgccccaaaaggAGGACCATCCCTGTCAGAAGTGCAGCCACAAAGAAACGGTATTTTTCCAGTGTCACAGCGCGAGGGCAGAGGATGTCATGCGGCTGTATTATGTCTGCACAGCCTCACCCTGCGGGCACCACTGGACTGAGTAA